CGTTGAATAACCACTCGGAGAAAGAGTCATTGAGTTTATATGGCTCGTTAGGGGACATGAATAAGTACACAGGAGGGTTATCGCCCTCATCGGTGTCGAAGAACAGAAATGAATACCCTTGATGACCCATGAAGACGAAGTCAGATTCATCAAATTTGAAGTCGACATCGTTTTCCTCAACTCTCTTCTGAGCGAATTCTCGTTGACGTTTCATTTCAGGGTAGGCGAACTCACTGCCACGACGAAATCCGTTGGGATTTTTTCCGATATGTCGCATGCAGGATTTATACGCCTCTG
The Halomicroarcula saliterrae genome window above contains:
- a CDS encoding SMI1/KNR4 family protein gives rise to the protein MTKEENTVGKKAVQLLVEHSYGPETKITGCDEDEIRDLESEFNVTLPEAYKSCMRHIGKNPNGFRRGSEFAYPEMKRQREFAQKRVEENDVDFKFDESDFVFMGHQGYSFLFFDTDEGDNPPVYLFMSPNEPYKLNDSFSEWLFNEIRQ